The Pygocentrus nattereri isolate fPygNat1 chromosome 2, fPygNat1.pri, whole genome shotgun sequence genome has a window encoding:
- the LOC108416366 gene encoding lithostathine-like: MASGVNLCWTWSDGSYFSYSNWNSGEPNNAGTGNCGELRSKDEYRWNDAGCSYRNQFVCYKKLPLILINEELTWREALSYCRENHVDLVSVHTEEIQHWVETAVYYASTANVWLGLRQTCTLNIWFWVKGEFICYQNWAPGNGTGVEDCSGGERTGAVQSGSKQWVSLPEDQRLNFICTV, translated from the exons ATGGCCAGTGGGGTCAACCTG TGCTGGACGTGGTCAGATGGGAGTTACTTCTCATACAGCAACTGGAACTCTGGGGAACCAAACAACGCTGGCACTGGTAACTGTGGAGAGTTACGGAGTAAAGATGAATACAGGTGGAACGATGCAGGCTGCAGTTACAGAAATCAATTCGTCTGCTATAAGA AGCTTCCACTCATCCTGATTAATGAGGAGTTGACGTGGAGAGAAGCTCTGAGTTACTGCAGAGAGAATCATGTGGATCTggtttctgttcacactgaggAAATCCAGCACTGGGTGGAAACAGCTGTTTATTATGCCTCCACTGCTAATGTGTGGCTGGGTCTTCGTCAAACCTGCACCCTCAATATCTGGTTCTGGGTGAAAGGAGAGTTCATCTGCTACCAGAACTGGGCTCCGGGGAACGGGACAGGGGTGGAAGACTGCAGTGGAGGAGAAAGAACAGGAGCGGTGCAGTCTGGGAGTAAGCAGTGGGTCAGTCTGCCAGAGGATCAGAGACTCAACTTCATCTGCACTGTTTAG
- the LOC108416233 gene encoding C-type mannose receptor 2-like: MSSALYLVLLFSALWMRSFCWTRQFYVVNQDKTWTDAQKHCREKFTDLATIESQEEMNALVAVLNGKTGHFWIGLRQKENANNTCFQGAAAGLPSGGVNRCWTWSDGSNFSYSNWNTGEPNNAGTDNCGESWSEDGGKWNDADCSTLKPSVCYEDPPAELPLILINQTKTWREALRYCRVNHVDLVSVHTEEIQHWVETAVYYASTANVWMGLRHTCAQSFWFWVSGSTICYQNWAPGNGTGVEDCSGGERTGAVQSGSKQWVSLPEDQRLNFICTLKEI, from the exons ATGAGTTCAGCTCTGTATCTGGTCCTGCTTTTCTCAG CTCTGTGGATGCGCTCCTTCTGTTGGACTCGTCAATTTTATGTGGTGAATCAAGATAAGACCTGGACCGACgctcagaaacactgcagaGAGAAATTCACTGACCTGGCCACCATTGAGAGCCAAGAGGAGATGAACGCTCTGGTAGCTGTTCTCAATGGGAAAACGGGCCATTTCTGGATTGGactgagacagaaagaaaatgcGAACAACACT TGTTTCCAAGGAGCTGCTGCGGGGCTGCCGTCAGGGGGGGTCAACCGG TGCTGGACGTGGTCAGATGGGAGTAACTTCTCATACAGCAACTGGAACACTGGGGAACCAAACAACGCTGGCACTGATAACTGTGGAGAGTCATGGAGTGAAGATGGAGGCAAGTGGAATGATGCAGACTGCAGTACCTTAAAACCATCTGTCTGCTATGAAG accctcctgcagagcttccaCTCATCCTGATTAATCAGACCAAGACATGGAGAGAAGCTCTGAGATACTGCAGAGTGAATCATGTGGATCTggtttctgttcacactgaggAAATCCAGCACTGGGTGGAAACAGCTGTTTATTATGCCTCCACTGCTAATGTGTGGATGGGTCTGCGTCACACCTGTGCTCAGAGCTTCTGGTTCTGGGTGAGTGGATCGACTATCTGCTACCAGAACTGGGCTCCGGGGAACGGGACAGGGGTGGAAGACTGCAGTGGAGGAGAAAGAACAGGAGCGGTGCAGTCTGGGAGTAAGCAGTGGGTCAGTCTGCCAGAGGATCAGAGACTCAACTTCATCTGCACTCTTAAGG AGATCTAG